In the genome of Mucisphaera calidilacus, one region contains:
- the murB gene encoding UDP-N-acetylmuramate dehydrogenase, which produces MTLPDTLFADLDLDLDVRRDAPLAPRTWYAVGGHAQALVTPADAHALATLLQRCRDSSVPVRILGSGANLLVADAGVPGVVITLDHPAFRQQHIEPDTGRLRVGAGSDLMALVNETVRHGLAGLEVLTGVPASLGGAIRMNAGGAYGEIADAILDVTLMDHDGNTATRQRADIDFRYRHSGLEQTIITDATLQLTPGNPDDLRQRLKDIFATKKAQQPFAAKSAGCAFKNPVDDHGRPNDAAGRIIDQCGLKGHRLGGAAVSERHANFITADPNATADDIINLIRRVQDEVERQTGIRLVREVVVWP; this is translated from the coding sequence GTGACCCTGCCCGATACGCTCTTCGCCGACCTCGACCTCGACCTCGACGTCCGACGCGACGCTCCGCTCGCGCCACGCACCTGGTACGCCGTCGGCGGACACGCCCAGGCACTCGTCACCCCTGCCGACGCCCACGCCCTCGCCACCCTCCTCCAACGCTGCCGCGACAGCAGCGTCCCCGTCCGGATCCTCGGCAGCGGGGCCAATCTCCTCGTCGCTGACGCGGGCGTCCCGGGCGTCGTGATCACCCTCGACCACCCCGCCTTCCGGCAACAGCACATCGAACCCGACACCGGCCGCCTCCGGGTCGGCGCAGGCTCTGACCTCATGGCACTCGTCAACGAGACCGTCCGCCACGGCCTCGCCGGACTCGAAGTACTCACCGGCGTGCCCGCCTCCCTCGGCGGCGCGATCCGCATGAACGCTGGCGGCGCCTACGGCGAGATCGCCGATGCCATCCTCGACGTCACCCTCATGGACCACGACGGCAACACCGCCACCCGACAACGCGCCGACATTGACTTTCGATACCGACACTCCGGACTCGAACAGACCATCATCACCGATGCCACCCTCCAACTCACACCCGGCAACCCCGACGACCTCCGTCAGCGGCTCAAAGACATCTTCGCCACCAAGAAAGCTCAGCAGCCCTTCGCCGCCAAGTCCGCCGGCTGCGCCTTCAAGAATCCCGTCGACGACCACGGCCGACCCAACGACGCCGCCGGACGCATCATCGATCAGTGCGGGCTCAAGGGCCACCGCCTTGGCGGGGCCGCCGTCTCCGAACGACACGCCAACTTCATCACCGCCGATCCCAACGCCACCGCCGATGACATCATCAACCTCATCCGACGCGTCCAGGATGAAGTCGAGCGACAGACCGGCATCCGACTCGTCCGCGAAGTCGTCGTCTGGCCTTAA
- the rpsU gene encoding 30S ribosomal protein S21, protein MAIRIKARNGETAEQMLRRFKKLCEKEGLTKEVKRRAYYEKPSERKQRALRKAVKRRVPTPGGGKPRSK, encoded by the coding sequence ATGGCGATTCGTATTAAGGCACGCAACGGCGAAACCGCGGAACAGATGCTCCGCCGCTTCAAGAAACTCTGCGAAAAAGAGGGCCTGACCAAGGAAGTCAAGCGCCGTGCCTATTACGAGAAGCCCAGCGAGCGCAAGCAACGCGCCCTCCGCAAAGCCGTCAAGCGACGCGTCCCCACCCCGGGCGGCGGCAAGCCCCGCTCCAAGTAA
- a CDS encoding lipase/acyltransferase domain-containing protein produces MSVSLAGCTASEDPMLGLVYNRAAQTHGPDRNPVIVIPGILGSRLKDPADGRLVWGAFDHDYIRPNDPEGARLIALPMGEGRLRDSVSRLEVDGSLDTVDVSIFYLPLRLGAYVNILQTLGVGGYRDEQFAEAGTVDYGTDHYTCFQFAYDWRRDNVESAHALLDFIAEKRREVQAHYERDYGIVDADVKFDIVAHSMGGLLTRYALRYGHADLPEDGSLPELTWAGAEHVERVILVGTPNAGSVEALTQLRRGAELPFFWPDYPPALLGTMPSIYQLLPRPRHGVYRDAETGAWIDRIYEASYWEERGWGLFDPEEDKVLSWLLPEASGRAERLAVAREHVAKCLARAEQFHAALDRPAARPEGMSLHLFTADSRKTDAAVSIDHENGDVRVATTHVGDGTVLRSSALMDERLDGDWGPRLRSPIDWSGVMFIFSNHIGLTKSEAFSDNVLYLLLEQPGRVVSD; encoded by the coding sequence TTGTCGGTTTCACTGGCGGGTTGCACCGCGTCGGAGGACCCGATGCTGGGGCTGGTCTACAACCGAGCGGCACAGACGCATGGTCCGGATCGGAATCCGGTCATTGTGATTCCGGGGATTCTCGGATCGCGGCTGAAAGACCCTGCGGATGGGCGATTGGTGTGGGGTGCTTTTGATCACGATTACATCCGGCCGAACGATCCGGAGGGTGCGCGGCTGATCGCGTTGCCGATGGGTGAGGGCCGGTTGCGTGATTCGGTCTCGCGGCTGGAGGTGGACGGGTCGCTGGACACGGTGGACGTGTCGATCTTCTACCTGCCGCTGCGGCTTGGGGCTTATGTGAACATCCTGCAGACGCTTGGGGTTGGCGGGTATCGCGACGAGCAGTTCGCTGAGGCTGGGACGGTCGATTATGGCACGGACCACTACACCTGCTTTCAGTTCGCTTACGACTGGCGTCGGGACAACGTGGAGAGTGCGCACGCGTTGTTGGATTTCATCGCGGAGAAACGTCGCGAGGTTCAGGCGCACTACGAGCGTGACTACGGGATTGTGGATGCTGATGTGAAGTTCGACATCGTGGCGCACTCGATGGGCGGGCTGTTGACGCGGTATGCGTTGCGGTACGGGCATGCCGATCTCCCCGAGGATGGGTCGCTGCCTGAGCTGACGTGGGCGGGTGCCGAGCACGTGGAGCGTGTGATTCTGGTCGGGACGCCGAACGCGGGCTCGGTGGAGGCGCTGACGCAGCTGCGCCGGGGCGCGGAGTTGCCGTTTTTCTGGCCGGACTACCCCCCTGCTCTGCTGGGGACGATGCCCTCGATTTACCAGTTGCTGCCGAGGCCGCGCCATGGCGTGTACCGGGATGCGGAGACGGGTGCGTGGATCGACCGGATCTATGAGGCGTCGTACTGGGAGGAGCGTGGCTGGGGGCTCTTCGACCCGGAGGAGGACAAGGTGCTGTCGTGGTTGCTGCCTGAGGCGTCGGGTCGTGCGGAACGCCTTGCGGTGGCGCGTGAGCACGTGGCGAAGTGTCTGGCTCGGGCGGAGCAGTTTCATGCTGCGCTGGATCGTCCGGCGGCGCGGCCCGAGGGCATGTCGCTGCACCTGTTCACGGCGGACTCGCGTAAGACGGACGCGGCGGTGTCGATCGATCATGAGAACGGGGATGTTCGTGTGGCGACGACGCACGTGGGTGACGGGACGGTGCTGCGGAGTTCGGCGTTGATGGACGAGCGGCTGGATGGCGACTGGGGGCCGCGGCTGCGTTCGCCAATCGACTGGAGCGGGGTGATGTTCATCTTCAGCAACCACATCGGCCTGACGAAGAGCGAGGCGTTTTCCGACAACGTGCTCTACCTGCTGCTGGAGCAGCCGGGGCGTGTGGTATCGGATTAG